The Acidobacteriota bacterium genome segment GGAAGGGATGGAGCAGAACCTCAGCCTCATCATCGGCAAATCGGTCATCGGCCTCCTGCACAGCGGCGTCACCCCCGATGAGATCGCCAAGCTCGGCGCGCTCTACGGCGTGCGGCACCGGCAGGACTGGGCCTCGGGTCTGACCATCCTCAGCGCGATGGCCAACCTGTGCGATCACCTGGAGGGGGATGACCGGATCGCACCTCTGTTTCACGGGCTTGTTCACGTCGCACGGGACTGTGCAGGAATGACGCCCAAATTCGAGATCAGCCCCCTGGACAACGAGGAGATTCCCCAGGAGCACCTCAAGCGCTGGCTGCGCTATTTTGTCGAGGTCCGCAGTACCGAGGGGGCGGAACGGTGCTTGCTGACCGCGGTGCAGAAGGGCATGTCCGGCGCCGACATCGCCGACATGATCGTGACCGCGGCGACTGACCATTTCTATCTCGACGGCGGCCACGTGGTCGACTTCATCAACAAGGCGTTTGAGCTGCTCGACCGTATCGGATGGGATCATGCGGACCGGATTCTGCCGTCTCTGGTCCACCGGCTATGCACCGCGGTCCGCAGCGAGGAGCGGAATGCCTGGCGCCATCCTATCGACCTTCTTCCGGTGTTGCGCGGCACATTCGAAGAGCTTCCCGCCATGCTGGCCGAAGGCGATGGGAAAACCTGGACCCGCAGTCCGGATTTCGCGGATCAACTCCTCGCGGATGATCCGTTCGTCTGCCTGGACGCGCTCAAGGGCGCCTTGCGCGAAGGGGCGAAGCCGGTGCAGTTGGCGCAGGCCGTTGCCTACGTTGCCGCGCTCAGGATCGTGCGATTCCACGTCCAGAACGAGTTCGCCGACTGGATCGCCGCGCTCCACACCTTCACTTATGCCAATGCGTTGCATCAACTGCTCAAGCGGACCGAATCGGCCGACCTCCTCCGCGGCGTCTTCCACGGCGCAATGCGGTGCTACCTCGATCGTTTCTTCAACATTCCCCCCGCCCGAATGCCATCGGGCAACGGCCATGCGAGCGATCGCCCGGAGGCCGCGCTGCAGGATTTGCTCAACCTGATGAACATTCAGCAACAAACCGACGCTGCCGGGCAAAGGGTCTACAGCTATCTGCACGGTCGAGGCGACAGCGCCGCGCTCTTCCGCACGTTGACTGAGAGTCTGCTCCGTGAGGACGCCGAGTTCCACAGCTTCCAGGTCCTGGAAGCTGCGATCCGTCAGCACGACGATCTGGAGGATGCAGAAGAAAAGCGGCAGGTCATGGTCGCGGCTGCCCGATACCTTGCCGCTCACGCACCGACCCAGCGGGCGCTCAACCAGACCCTGCGAATCGCCGTGCGGCTTCACCGGGGCGATCCCGTGTACGAGGCGGAAACGGAAT includes the following:
- a CDS encoding Rieske (2Fe-2S) protein; translated protein: MARTDQEIHVGSLAEVQSRSPLVVLDGPVPIVLFHHEGKFYAVDNRCPHMGFPLNRGTVEDGILTCHWHHARFDLASGCTFNLFADDVDAYPVEVKGGEVYLSTVRPQRDPVARWSRRLREGMEQNLSLIIGKSVIGLLHSGVTPDEIAKLGALYGVRHRQDWASGLTILSAMANLCDHLEGDDRIAPLFHGLVHVARDCAGMTPKFEISPLDNEEIPQEHLKRWLRYFVEVRSTEGAERCLLTAVQKGMSGADIADMIVTAATDHFYLDGGHVVDFINKAFELLDRIGWDHADRILPSLVHRLCTAVRSEERNAWRHPIDLLPVLRGTFEELPAMLAEGDGKTWTRSPDFADQLLADDPFVCLDALKGALREGAKPVQLAQAVAYVAALRIVRFHVQNEFADWIAALHTFTYANALHQLLKRTESADLLRGVFHGAMRCYLDRFFNIPPARMPSGNGHASDRPEAALQDLLNLMNIQQQTDAAGQRVYSYLHGRGDSAALFRTLTESLLREDAEFHSFQVLEAAIRQHDDLEDAEEKRQVMVAAARYLAAHAPTQRALNQTLRIAVRLHRGDPVYEAETE